A window of Bacteroidetes Order II. bacterium contains these coding sequences:
- a CDS encoding c-type cytochrome, which translates to MGKTSSRFKVIRPRLWGLCFFWAFFWIGCDHESQQLDVPTPFNLVLPPKFPELPSSPENPLTIEGVTLGRALFYDKSLSKDETISCASCHVPDFGFSDPNVLSRGIGGLTGERQSMPLINIGWVDRFFWDGRAASLEEQALFPITSHFEMGNTFPEVISRLTASPKYPNMFRAAFSSHDITQTRIVQALAQFQRTLVSGNSKYDQWLQGKTSLTTEEEQGYTLFFTEKGDCFHCHGTLLMTDNRFHNNGLDDVPADSGRYRITKDPADIGLFRSPTLRNIAFTAPYMHDGRFKTLQEVINHYDHGLVRSPTLDPLFFNGRPKGLSEAEKKALIAFLNTLSDPEFIQNPAFRPN; encoded by the coding sequence ATGGGAAAGACGTCTTCTCGGTTCAAGGTAATTAGGCCACGCCTCTGGGGCCTTTGCTTCTTTTGGGCGTTCTTTTGGATCGGCTGCGATCACGAGAGCCAACAATTGGACGTGCCCACCCCGTTCAATCTGGTACTGCCACCCAAATTTCCGGAATTGCCCTCATCACCAGAAAACCCTTTAACCATCGAGGGGGTGACTTTAGGACGGGCGCTCTTCTACGACAAGTCTCTTTCTAAAGATGAGACCATCTCATGTGCGAGTTGCCATGTTCCTGATTTTGGGTTTTCGGATCCCAATGTCCTTAGCCGAGGTATTGGTGGATTAACGGGCGAACGGCAATCTATGCCACTGATCAATATCGGCTGGGTAGATAGGTTCTTCTGGGACGGACGTGCAGCCTCTTTGGAAGAACAGGCTCTCTTTCCCATAACCAGCCATTTCGAAATGGGGAACACGTTTCCTGAAGTCATCTCCAGACTAACGGCCTCTCCCAAATATCCCAACATGTTTCGGGCAGCCTTCTCCAGTCACGATATCACCCAAACCCGCATCGTGCAGGCCTTGGCACAATTCCAACGCACCTTGGTTTCCGGAAATAGCAAATACGACCAATGGCTACAAGGCAAAACAAGCCTCACCACCGAGGAAGAACAAGGATACACCCTCTTTTTTACCGAAAAAGGGGATTGTTTTCATTGTCATGGTACGCTTTTAATGACCGATAACCGCTTTCATAACAATGGTTTGGATGATGTACCTGCCGATTCTGGCCGCTACCGAATCACCAAAGATCCTGCAGATATTGGCCTCTTCCGTAGCCCCACCCTCCGCAATATTGCATTTACAGCACCCTACATGCACGACGGACGGTTTAAAACCCTGCAAGAAGTGATCAACCATTACGATCACGGCCTTGTGCGGTCGCCTACCTTAGACCCCTTGTTCTTTAATGGCCGGCCTAAAGGGCTTTCGGAAGCTGAAAAAAAAGCCCTGATCGCCTTTCTGAATACCCTTTCCGATCCTGAGTTCATCCAAAACCCAGCTTTTCGCCCAAATTAG
- a CDS encoding class I SAM-dependent methyltransferase, with translation MPDRTLLSLYDFVRLYEKLTEEGGALRRLLGGRTERVRGIWTHPESPPKHWYNIPAIQKRLNQLASGDEKTDHRTFTAQAFLKKGGLRGLSMGCGAGQKEIQWMQTGCFDQLDAFDLSPQRILAAQQAAQQADMAERLTFFMSDATSFHPDPATYDVLIAEASLHHFHRLETLIPRMTLWLKPGGLLILHEYVGPTRFQWSHAQMAAADALLAQLPPSYRTRWNGRGIKTKHHRPGWLSMWLNDPSEAVMSDRVMPLLHQHLVPTFIRPLGGTILHLLFDEIAHHFLHPDETAAAFLALASKTEDHLIAAYSLPSDFVFAVFHRSP, from the coding sequence ATGCCAGACCGGACTTTGCTATCGTTATACGATTTTGTACGCCTCTACGAAAAATTAACCGAAGAAGGAGGGGCGTTACGCCGATTGCTGGGAGGAAGAACGGAACGGGTGCGCGGCATCTGGACGCATCCCGAGTCGCCCCCTAAACATTGGTACAACATCCCTGCGATACAAAAACGGCTGAACCAACTTGCTTCGGGAGACGAAAAAACCGACCATCGTACGTTTACCGCACAAGCATTCCTAAAAAAGGGTGGATTACGCGGATTGTCTATGGGATGTGGGGCTGGACAAAAAGAAATCCAATGGATGCAAACAGGATGTTTTGACCAATTGGACGCATTTGACCTCTCGCCGCAACGGATATTGGCTGCACAACAAGCCGCACAGCAGGCCGACATGGCAGAACGCCTCACTTTTTTCATGTCCGATGCAACCTCATTTCATCCCGACCCCGCCACCTACGATGTATTGATCGCCGAGGCCTCCCTCCACCACTTCCACCGTCTGGAAACCTTAATCCCACGCATGACCCTCTGGCTAAAACCGGGCGGCCTCTTAATTTTGCACGAATATGTGGGACCTACACGGTTTCAGTGGAGCCATGCACAAATGGCTGCCGCCGATGCCTTGCTGGCCCAATTACCTCCAAGCTACCGGACACGCTGGAACGGCAGAGGCATCAAAACCAAGCATCACCGCCCCGGCTGGTTGTCCATGTGGTTAAACGATCCTTCGGAAGCCGTCATGTCTGATCGTGTAATGCCACTGCTACACCAACACCTCGTCCCGACGTTCATCCGACCCCTGGGCGGGACGATATTACATTTGTTGTTCGACGAAATTGCTCACCATTTTCTTCATCCAGACGAAACAGCAGCCGCTTTCTTAGCGTTAGCCTCCAAAACCGAAGACCATCTGATTGCGGCGTACTCTTTACCGAGTGACTTTGTTTTTGCCGTTTTCCACCGCTCACCTTAA